One Gemmatimonadota bacterium genomic window, GATCGACGCCGACGAGCGCAATGCGCAGGCTCTTTTGCGCCATGTTCCTGTTCCCTTTCCCTATCCCAATCCACGACCCGGGGAGATCCGGCCTACCTCACCTGCTCGATACGACCGAGCCTAGAACTCCGAAGGATCGATCAATCGCAGTATCATTATCAACGAATTCGTCGACATTGAGTCCGGCCCTTCGGTCCCTTCGCCGTAGTACATGAAGCGCGCCTTGACCGGATCGCTCCTCGTCGGCTGCTCCTCGATGTACATCAGCGCCACGTTGCTGACGACGATCATCCAGTTTTGGCTCCCGTCAAAGCCGTCGGCCGCCCGCAGCAGGCCGTCGGGCCCGAACATGAGCACCTTGACGACGCGCTCGCTATCGCCGACCAGGTTCCCGTTGGCGTCCACAATGCCGTTTTGGGCCTCGTCCCAGGTCGTGTTCGGATCCTTGGCCTCGAGCACATCGACACCCTTCTCCGTGGGGCCGATCATGTTGCCGTTCTCGACGCGGACCGTGTCTCCCGGACCGATGGACTCGGGGCTGCAGTTGGCGATGTTGCCCTCGTAGACCTTCCCGCCCTGATTCTTCCCCTCGTCGTTGTACAAGCGAATCGGGAAGAAGGAGCCAGTCGAGACCACATCCAGATCGTTGGGGTCGCTAACCTTGGTCTTGATCTGGTACCCCCAGTCCCGGAACGGAACGCCCGCGGCGCCTGTGGTTCGGGCGCAACTCCCGTAGCCCGTTTCGCCGTGCCCGTCGGGACACGATCCCATGTCGGGAACGCCGCCCGTGGCCGATCCATGCTCGGCGTAGCGGTCGCCCTCGCTCGCGTTCCAGATCCAGTCTTCGTCAACCGTC contains:
- a CDS encoding pilus assembly protein TadG-related protein, whose product is MGLDARRAGPGPREATLGMAWPVSRYCKGMPMQENNLLKRYARNRRGASLALVALGMPVLLGLIALGVDMGMMFSARAEAQRAADSGALAAAGEFLRRDPSDATVVADAVGLAHSFAESNTIRGQLIDSTEVQVDVKPADRRIRVIVRRTIPTWFAKILGVGVVDVAGVAVAEATQSGGTDCIIPFAIPDLWDDSIDDIGDDNIPYTTVDEDWIWNASEGDRYAEHGSATGGVPDMGSCPDGHGETGYGSCARTTGAAGVPFRDWGYQIKTKVSDPNDLDVVSTGSFFPIRLYNDEGKNQGGKVYEGNIANCSPESIGPGDTVRVENGNMIGPTEKGVDVLEAKDPNTTWDEAQNGIVDANGNLVGDSERVVKVLMFGPDGLLRAADGFDGSQNWMIVVSNVALMYIEEQPTRSDPVKARFMYYGEGTEGPDSMSTNSLIMILRLIDPSEF